The following DNA comes from Candidatus Palauibacter soopunensis.
AAGCTCCGCGAGGCCCGCGCTGGCCGAAAAGTTCAGATCATGGCCATGATCGACCGGCTGGAGCGCAAGTACGACGGGGCGAAGACGCGCCTCGAGGAGCTTTCCGACTCCGAGGAAGATGGCCGCAGCCAGGCGCTCGGCGTCCTCCACCAGAAGGTGGTCTCCGAACTCTCGGACATGAAGCGGACGATCCAGACCCGCATCCGCTGACCTTCCCTACTGTTCCGGAAGCCGAAGCGCCGTTCTGAGGAGGCGCCGCTGGCGTCGTACGTGCTTGCCGAAATAGCCCTCCGCCGGACTCGCGCGCTCCGGGCGGCCGATGTAGACGGGCTCGCGGCCGAGGAGTTGGCGCAGGTGCGGACGCATGAACGTCCAGGCACCCATGTTTTCCGGTTCTTCCTGTACCCAGCAGATCTCCGCCTCGCGGGGATACGGGGTCAGGGCGGCGGCCAGTTCCTCGGCCGGGAAGGGGTACGGCTGTTCCACGCGCAGGATCGGGATGTCGTGCGCGGGGGGAGCCTCCGCCAGCAGGTCGAAGTAGACCTTCCCGCTGCACACGAGGACCCGGTTCACGTTTGACGGATCCGCCCGGAAGTCGGGGTCCGGGAGCACGGGGCGGAAGGCGCCGCCGGTGAGGTCGCCGATCGTCGAGCGGGCGCGCGGGTGGCGCAGCAGGCTCTTCGGCGTCATCACGATCAGGGGACGGCAGGTCGCGCGCAGCGCCTGCCAGCGCAGCGCGTGGAAGTACTGCGCGGGCGTCGTGCAGTTCACGACGCGGATGTTGCCTTCGGCCGCGAGTTGCAGGAAACGCTCCAGCCGGGCGCTCGAGTGTTCCGGGCCCTGGCCTTCGTAGCCGTGCGGAAGGAGCAGGACGAGCCGCGACTCCAGCCCCCACTTCGTGCGGCCCGACACGATGAACTGGTCGATGATCGCCTGCCCGACGTTGGCGAAGTCGCCGAACTGCGCTTCCCACATGACGAGCGCGTTGGCCGCGATCGTGGAGAAGCCGTACTCGAAGCCTAGCGTGGCGATCTCGGAGAGGGGGCTGTTCGCGATGCGGAACGCCGCCTGTCCTTTTTCGAGGTGGGCCATGGGCGTGTAGGGGCGCCCGTCCTCGGCGTCGTGCAGCACGAGGTGCCGGTGGCTGAACGTGCCGCGCTCGGTATCCTCGCCGGTGAGGCGCACCGGGACGCCCTCCGTGAGCAGGCCCGCCAGCGCGAGAGACTCGCCGTGCCCCCAGTCGATTCCCTCGTCCAGCGCCGCGCGACGCCGTTCCAGTTGTCGGCCGAGCTTGTGGAAGGGCTTGAAATCGTCCGGCCAGCGGTGGATCGCCTCGTTGAGGGTCCGCAGCCGCGCCTCCGGAATGCCGGTTGGCCGCGCCGGTTCCGCCGGATCCAGCAGCCGCTTCGGGTCCGGCGCCGTCCCCGTCTGTTCGTCCGCTTCCTTGTGCGCGGCGATCGCTCCTCTCGCCGCCTCGAGTTCCGCATCCACGTCCGCGACGATGGCGTCGGCCTCTTCGCGGGAGAGGAGCCCCCGCTCGACGACGGCTTCGGCGAACTGCGCGCGGACCCGCGGGTGCGAGGCGATCCGCTCGTACATCATGGGCTGGGTGTACGAGGGTTCATCCCCCTCGTTGTGCCCGTAGCGCCGGTAGCCCACGAGGTCGATGACCAGGTCCTCCCCGAACTCGAACCGGTAGTCGACGGCGAGCCGCACCGCGGCCATGCACGCCTCGGGGTCGTCCGCGTTCACGTGCACGACGGGGAGCCGGAAGCCGAGCGCCAAGTCGCTGGCGTACCGGGTCGAGCGGCTGTCGCCGGGCAGGGTGGTGAAGCCGAGCTGATTGTTCGTGATGATGTGAAGCGTGCCGCCCGTCTCGTAGGCCCGCAGCCGGCACAGGTTCAGCGTTTCCGCCACCACGCCCTGCCCCGCGAAGGAGGCGTCGCCGTGGATGAGGATGGGGAGGATGGCGGATGAGTCGGAGGCTTCGCCGCTGAAGCGCGCGGCCCGGGCCATGCCGAGGACGACGGGGTTCACGTGCTCGAGGTGGCTCGGGTTCGGGGCGAGCCGCACGTCCAGTTCGACCTCGTCCTCCGCGACCTGGGATCTGCCGCCCACGTGGTATTTAACGTCCCCGGATCCGTGCTCCGGAAGCGCGGTCATGATGCCGCGCGCAGCCTGTTCCTCGAATTCGGCCACGATCGACTCGTAGGAAAGTCCCATGACATGGGCCAGCACGTTCAGGCGCCCGCGGTGCGCCATCCCCACAAACACCTGCCGCGCCCCGCGCCGCCCCGCGCTCCCGATGATCCCCCGCATCATGGGCACGAGCATGTCGAGTCCCTCGACGGAGAACCGCTTCTTCCCGAGGTAGGTGCGGTGCAGGAACGTCTCGAGCCCCTCCACGCGGGTCAGCCACTCGAGGCACGCCGTCGCCCGCTCGCGGCTCATGAGAAGCCGGTGGCGATGCGACTCGATGTAGTCCACGAGCCAGTCGCGCTGGGTCGGGTTCTCCATCTGGTCGAGTTCGTAGCCGATCGGGCCGCAGTAGATCTCCTCGAGGCGGTCCACGACCTCGGCGGCGTTGTCGCCCAGGTGCTTGAGCCAGACGGCGGAGGCGGGCACGCGCGCGAGTTCGTCGCGGCGGATGCCGTGGTATTCCGGTTCCAGGAGCGGGTGCCTCGGAGGCTCGGAGCCGAGCGGGTCGATGCGGGCCCCCAGGTGACCGTACGCGCGGTGGGCCTCGACGAGCGCCCCGGCGATGGCGGCGAGCCGCAGATCCTCCGTCGCCACGACCTCCGCCTCGGCGGGCGTCGGGGCGGGCGCGGGAAGAGCGGGGGGAGGAGGAGGAGGAACGACGACCGGCGGCGGCGCTTCGATGACCGCCCCTGCCGATGGATCCCAGCCCGCCAGCGGGGGCGGGATCACGCCCCGGTCGCGCAGCGCCCGTTCGACCAGCCCCTCGGCGTACCCCGCGTTGTAGCCGTCCGCGACCCAGCCGCCGTCGTCGGCGGAGCGGCTTCCGTCGTCGCTCACCTGGTCGTCACCCTTCCCGGTGGTGTCCGTGGCCGTTTAGTGGTGTCCGTGGCCGTGGCCGTGTTCGACATCCTCGCCGCCCGCCGCCCCGGAAAGGCTGCGGTGCACGGTGTCGAGCCAGCGTTCCGTCGAGATGAACCCGGCGCCCCAGTCGGCCCACTCCTCGGCGACGCCCTCGCCCTGGACCTCCTCGCTGCTCATCCCGGCGTCGATTTTCCCGCGGACCATCGCGATCGTCTCGGTGATCATGCGGTGGTACGTCCGCAGGTCGTCCACGGAGGAGAGCGGGCCGTGCCCGGGGATGATGTGGATGTCGGCGGGCACGTTGGCCAGCACGTCCGAGATCCCGTTCGCGAGCCCTTCCACGCTCCCGCCGTTGTCGATGTCGACGAAGGGGAAGCGGCCGGCGAAGAAATCGTCGCCCATGTGGAGGACGTTGGAGCCGGTGAAGTAGATGAGCGCGTCCCCGTCGGTGTGTCCGTGCGGGATGTGGAATGCCCGGATCTCCTCGCCGTTGAAGTGGATGGAGACGGCGTCGTCGAACGTCACGACGGGCAGGGCCACGTCGGGCGATCCGCCCGCGGCCAGCCGCGTGCGCACGTTGGTGTGCGCCACGATCGTGGAGGCCTCCCCGAACTCGACGTTGCCGCCCGTGTGGTCGCCGTGAAAATGCGTGTTGATGAGGAACTGCGGCTCCGCGGCCTCCTCCGATTGTCCCACTTCCCGAAGTGCGTCGCGGATCTTGTCCGCCAGCGGCGCGAACTGGTCGTCAACCATCACGACGCCGTCGGAACCCGACGACACGCCGATGTTGCCGCCGCTCCCCACCAGCATCCAGACGGTGCCGGCGACGTGCGTCGCCTCGATCTGGACGGCCGAGAAGTCACGCTGCGCGAGGACGGGGGTCGAGAACAGGACCGTGAGAAGGGTCGCGAGGAACAACGATCGAACTTTCATGGAAAGAAACTCCTGAATACGGGCGCCGTGCGGCGCCGAACGCGTACAGCCGGGCGAGTACCGCCGGGCGCCCGAAGATGGGGCAGGGCCCGGGCCAATGCCACCTTTGGCCGCATCCGGCCGAAGCGCGGGGACTCTTGACCGCCCGACGATTCCTGAAGCACACTGCGCAAAATGCGCAGCTATATCGTCTTTCTTCTTCTCTTTTCGATCAAGGTCGCGGCGAAGGCGCTCTGCCGGGTCCGGCTGGAGTGGCTCCGCGAAGCCGACGATCCCTGGTCCGATCTGCGCGTGCTCGCCCTGCTCAACCACACGAGTCTCTTCGAACCGGTCTTCCTCGCCGTGGTGCCGAGCCGCGTGCTCTGGCACCTCGCGACGCACGGTGTCGTGCCGCTCGCGGACAAGACGGCGGCCCGACCGATACTGGGCCGGCTCTTCCTGCTCATCGCGAAACACGTGGTGCCGGTGACGCGCGAGAAGGATGACACGTGGGAGGAAGTGCTCCGGCAGGTCCAGGATCCGGAGGCCATGCTCATCATCCTCCCGGAAGGGCGGATGATGCGTCGCACCGGGCTGGATCTTCAGGGGAATCCGATGACCATCCGCGGGGGAATCGCGGACATTCTCCGGGCGATGCCGGACGGCCGGCTGTTCATCGGCTACAGCGGCGGACTCCACCACATTCAGGCCCCCGGGGAGCGCTTCCCGCGACCCTTTCGGAGCGCGTGGCTGGGCGCCGAAGTCGTGGATATCGAGGAATACGGCCGAGAACTGGGCGGTTCGGAGTGCGCGGAAACCTTCAAGGCGGCCGTGATCGAGGACCTGACGCGCCGGCGCGACGCCTACTGTTACCGCAGCCGATAGCGGCGGACGGGCGTCCGCGTCAGTTGAAGCGGACCCGCCTCCAGTTCCCCTCCCGGTCGAACCTCCAGGCCTCCCCGTCGATCACGACGAACGAGATGCGGCGCGCGTTCCGGATGTCCGCGACGGGGTTCGCCTCCAGGACGAGGAAGTCGGCGCGCTTCCCGATCTCGATCGTCCCCCGCTCGTGCAGTTGGCCGAGCGCGGTGGCGCCGTTCCTCGTGGCCATGCCGAGGACTTCGAGAGGGGGGATGCCGGCTTCCGCGAGCAACTGCATCTCGCGGTGGAAACCCTCTCCCCACGGAGTCGTCCGCGGAGCATCGGATCCCACGAGCAGGCGGACCCCGTGGCCGTGGAAGGTCCGGACCAGCGCCTCCGCCTTGGGCCACACCGCCTGAAGCGCGGCCCGCTCGTCGGCGGACGGCGGCGTGCAGGTGGCGGCTTCGGCCAAACAGTCGAGGGGGGCGTACGCGCTGGCGAGCAGCGGCAGGAGGGCCGAGTCGTTCGAGAGGAGTGCGGTAACGGCACGGTCGACATCGGGTCCGTGCGGCTCCAGCCGCTCCAGCCAGGCGGTCCGGATCGGGACCTGCCCCGCCTCCGCAAGCGCGTCGAAGGGGCCGCGCTCGCTCTCGGGAAGCAACTCGGCGTCGCCGGAAACCAGCGGGCTCGCGACGGCGGACCCGGCACGGAGGGCCAGCAGCCAGCCACCATCGCGACGGTCGGCCCACAGCGGCACCTCGGCCCGGCGCGCGGCCCGCGCGACCCCGACGAGCCACGGCGGAGGCACGCTCGAGGCGAGCGAGACGAAGCCGGCTCCATCCGCGGCCTGCCGCGCCACCTCGGCGATGGCGGCGGCTTCCGATTCCAGCGCCGCACCGCGCACCGCCTCCCCGGCCTCGAGGACGGGACCGCCAACGTAGACGGCGGGAACGGGATCTTCGCCGAAGCCCCCACGGCCCCGCTCCTCGAAGGCGGCCAGCGATGTGGCCCCGTCGCGCACCCCCGTGATCCCGGCGGCCAGCAGCGCCCGCAATTCTTCCGTGGTCTGCGGCGAGGCGTGCGCATCGATGAAGCCGGGGATGAGGTAGGAGCCCGAGAGGTCCACGACGACGGTTCCCTCCGGGGCAGCCACGGAACCCTGGGTGCCGATGTCCCGGATGCGGCCGCCCCACACGAGGACCGACGAAGAAGGCCTGGGCGGCCCTCCGCGGCCGTCGATCACCGTCACATTCGTGAACAGCTCCGACTGCGGCGTGATGAACGCGTCCTGGCCCGCGCCGACCAATCCGTCGGGGAGAACCGCCCCCGCCAGGATCGCGGAAACCGCGAGGAGCGGCCGGCGTCCCGGCGTCCCGGCGTGTCGCAATTCAGGCCCCGCCAACCTGTGACCCATCCGCGGACCGGATGAAGAGTTCCCGCTTCGGGTAGGGGATCTCCACGCCGGCCCCCTCGAAGGCGGGGAGCGCCCTTTCGCTGATGTCGTCCGCGATGCGCCGCCTCGCCCTCGCCTCCAGTATCCAGACGCGCAATTCGAGGTTGACCTCGGACGGGCCGAAGCTCCGGGCGATGACGACCGGCGCCGGGTCGTCCTTGACCCCATCGACGCCCAGGGCGATGTCCACCAGCAGCGACTTCGCCCGCTCGATGTCCGATTCGTACGCGACCGAGAACGGGATTCGAAGCCGGATGTCCTGGCCGGACATCGTGTAGTTGACGATGTCGCGCAGCATGAGCTGACTGTTCGGGACGACGACGACGAGATTGTCGGGATTCCGGATCTTCGTGGCCCGGAGCCCGATCTCGATCACGTCGCCCCAGGACCCCGTCTCGTTGGGTGCGGTCCAGAGTTCGATCCGGTCCCCGACCTGGAAGGGGCGGTCGACGATGAGGAGCACTCCCGCGATCACGTTGGAGAGCGTGTCCTTGGCGGCAAGCGAAAGGGCGAGTCCCATGACGCCGGCCCCGGCGAGGAGAGGGGCGATGTTGATGCCCAGTTCGGCGAGCGCGAGGACGATGCCGAGGGCGATGACCGCGAAGCGAATCGCCTTGTTGATCATCGGCAGCGCCGTCTTGTCGAGCGGCGTCGACGTGCGCGCAACGACCTCGGTTTCGAGCGCGGTCAGGAGATCTCCGATGAAGCGGCTCAGCGGGAAGAAGAGGACGCCGATCCAGATCGCATAGACCCACTGGGCCGCCATGGGCAGTGCCCAGATGTCCAGCAGGCGCCAGACCGCCCAGGCCCCGCTCGACAGCAGCAGCGCCTGGCGGAGCAGCCGCACGGCCAGATCGTCGAGCTGCGTCGCGGTCCGGGTCACCCAGTGTTTCTGCGCGCGGCCCAGCACCATCAGCGCCACCAGGTAGACGAGGCCGGCGACCGCGATCACGATCAGGCTGGGGAGCCAGCGCGGAGCCATGAAGGCGACCACTTCGCTCCACAGTTGTAACAGTCTCTCCATCACGCTTCGCCTCTCTCAAGCGTTGTCCGCCGCCCGAGCGGCGCCCGCATCCCCGCGCATGATCGCCGCATGATACCGCCCGGAATCGTATCGTAACGGTACCGTGGCAGCCTCCTCGCGGATAACTTGGGGGATAGAGCGGCAGGAATCGAACCGGGAGTGACGATGTTGAACGGAAAGTTCGGAAAGATGGGCGTTGGAGCGGCCTCGCTCGGCCTGACGCTGCTCGTCGGCGGATGTGCGCCGGAAGCGGCGGGGGAGAGCGGACGGACGGCGGCCGCGGCCGCGGCTCCGTCGATGGCCATGGTCGACGCGAGGTTGGCCGCGACCATCGCGGAAACGCCGACGATCAAGGTCTACAAGTCGCCCACCTGCGGGTGCTGCGCCCTCTGGGTGGACCACATGCGGGAGGCCGGGTTCGAACTCGATGTCGAGGACACCGACGACATGATCGGCGTGAAGGTGGACGCGGGCCTGCCGCTCCAGCTGCAGTCGTGCCACACGGCGCTCGTGGACGGCTACGTGTTCGAGGGCCACATCCCCGCGGAGGTCATCGCCCGGTTCCTC
Coding sequences within:
- a CDS encoding 2-oxoglutarate dehydrogenase E1 component is translated as MSDDGSRSADDGGWVADGYNAGYAEGLVERALRDRGVIPPPLAGWDPSAGAVIEAPPPVVVPPPPPPALPAPAPTPAEAEVVATEDLRLAAIAGALVEAHRAYGHLGARIDPLGSEPPRHPLLEPEYHGIRRDELARVPASAVWLKHLGDNAAEVVDRLEEIYCGPIGYELDQMENPTQRDWLVDYIESHRHRLLMSRERATACLEWLTRVEGLETFLHRTYLGKKRFSVEGLDMLVPMMRGIIGSAGRRGARQVFVGMAHRGRLNVLAHVMGLSYESIVAEFEEQAARGIMTALPEHGSGDVKYHVGGRSQVAEDEVELDVRLAPNPSHLEHVNPVVLGMARAARFSGEASDSSAILPILIHGDASFAGQGVVAETLNLCRLRAYETGGTLHIITNNQLGFTTLPGDSRSTRYASDLALGFRLPVVHVNADDPEACMAAVRLAVDYRFEFGEDLVIDLVGYRRYGHNEGDEPSYTQPMMYERIASHPRVRAQFAEAVVERGLLSREEADAIVADVDAELEAARGAIAAHKEADEQTGTAPDPKRLLDPAEPARPTGIPEARLRTLNEAIHRWPDDFKPFHKLGRQLERRRAALDEGIDWGHGESLALAGLLTEGVPVRLTGEDTERGTFSHRHLVLHDAEDGRPYTPMAHLEKGQAAFRIANSPLSEIATLGFEYGFSTIAANALVMWEAQFGDFANVGQAIIDQFIVSGRTKWGLESRLVLLLPHGYEGQGPEHSSARLERFLQLAAEGNIRVVNCTTPAQYFHALRWQALRATCRPLIVMTPKSLLRHPRARSTIGDLTGGAFRPVLPDPDFRADPSNVNRVLVCSGKVYFDLLAEAPPAHDIPILRVEQPYPFPAEELAAALTPYPREAEICWVQEEPENMGAWTFMRPHLRQLLGREPVYIGRPERASPAEGYFGKHVRRQRRLLRTALRLPEQ
- a CDS encoding MBL fold metallo-hydrolase, which translates into the protein MKVRSLFLATLLTVLFSTPVLAQRDFSAVQIEATHVAGTVWMLVGSGGNIGVSSGSDGVVMVDDQFAPLADKIRDALREVGQSEEAAEPQFLINTHFHGDHTGGNVEFGEASTIVAHTNVRTRLAAGGSPDVALPVVTFDDAVSIHFNGEEIRAFHIPHGHTDGDALIYFTGSNVLHMGDDFFAGRFPFVDIDNGGSVEGLANGISDVLANVPADIHIIPGHGPLSSVDDLRTYHRMITETIAMVRGKIDAGMSSEEVQGEGVAEEWADWGAGFISTERWLDTVHRSLSGAAGGEDVEHGHGHGHH
- a CDS encoding amidohydrolase family protein, whose product is MRHAGTPGRRPLLAVSAILAGAVLPDGLVGAGQDAFITPQSELFTNVTVIDGRGGPPRPSSSVLVWGGRIRDIGTQGSVAAPEGTVVVDLSGSYLIPGFIDAHASPQTTEELRALLAAGITGVRDGATSLAAFEERGRGGFGEDPVPAVYVGGPVLEAGEAVRGAALESEAAAIAEVARQAADGAGFVSLASSVPPPWLVGVARAARRAEVPLWADRRDGGWLLALRAGSAVASPLVSGDAELLPESERGPFDALAEAGQVPIRTAWLERLEPHGPDVDRAVTALLSNDSALLPLLASAYAPLDCLAEAATCTPPSADERAALQAVWPKAEALVRTFHGHGVRLLVGSDAPRTTPWGEGFHREMQLLAEAGIPPLEVLGMATRNGATALGQLHERGTIEIGKRADFLVLEANPVADIRNARRISFVVIDGEAWRFDREGNWRRVRFN
- a CDS encoding mechanosensitive ion channel family protein; amino-acid sequence: MERLLQLWSEVVAFMAPRWLPSLIVIAVAGLVYLVALMVLGRAQKHWVTRTATQLDDLAVRLLRQALLLSSGAWAVWRLLDIWALPMAAQWVYAIWIGVLFFPLSRFIGDLLTALETEVVARTSTPLDKTALPMINKAIRFAVIALGIVLALAELGINIAPLLAGAGVMGLALSLAAKDTLSNVIAGVLLIVDRPFQVGDRIELWTAPNETGSWGDVIEIGLRATKIRNPDNLVVVVPNSQLMLRDIVNYTMSGQDIRLRIPFSVAYESDIERAKSLLVDIALGVDGVKDDPAPVVIARSFGPSEVNLELRVWILEARARRRIADDISERALPAFEGAGVEIPYPKRELFIRSADGSQVGGA
- a CDS encoding DUF411 domain-containing protein codes for the protein MAMVDARLAATIAETPTIKVYKSPTCGCCALWVDHMREAGFELDVEDTDDMIGVKVDAGLPLQLQSCHTALVDGYVFEGHIPAEVIARFLAEKPSASGLAVPGMPVGSPGMEFGDRVDPYDVIRFDAAGNTSVYESR